In the Victivallis sp. Marseille-Q1083 genome, one interval contains:
- the prmC gene encoding peptide chain release factor N(5)-glutamine methyltransferase — MTAKNYQTLLLQLQRQLAAAGIEAASVEAELMLAAVLHCRRPELFLHRQEAVDPAVEAALEPLLCRRRRREPWQYIEGVAPFMNLMLEVTPDVLIPRPETELLVELVLESLPPQADVLDIGTGSGAIALSLAFERPDLMVTAVDISPRALAVAERNRRNYALANVTLLESDLFSGVAGRRFAAITANLPYVSEAEYRQLEPEVRDYEPALALTAPEAGLALIRQTIEQAPDYLQPDGLLILENGADQGESVAALLRRSGSFHAIELHQDYNGFNRFAAGRKR; from the coding sequence GTGACCGCCAAAAATTATCAGACGCTGCTGCTGCAATTGCAGCGGCAACTGGCTGCCGCCGGGATCGAAGCGGCTTCGGTCGAAGCCGAACTGATGTTGGCGGCAGTGTTGCATTGTCGCCGCCCGGAACTGTTTCTGCACCGGCAGGAAGCGGTCGATCCGGCGGTCGAAGCGGCGCTTGAGCCATTGTTGTGCCGCCGCCGCCGCCGGGAGCCCTGGCAATATATCGAGGGCGTCGCGCCCTTCATGAACCTGATGCTGGAAGTGACGCCGGATGTTCTGATTCCCCGGCCGGAAACCGAACTGCTGGTGGAACTGGTGCTGGAAAGCCTGCCGCCGCAGGCCGACGTGCTGGATATCGGCACCGGCAGCGGAGCGATTGCGCTGAGCCTGGCGTTTGAGCGGCCCGATTTGATGGTAACCGCCGTCGACATCAGCCCCCGGGCACTGGCGGTGGCGGAGCGCAATCGCCGCAACTACGCTCTGGCCAATGTCACATTGCTGGAGAGCGATCTGTTCAGCGGGGTTGCCGGGCGGCGGTTTGCCGCCATCACCGCCAACCTGCCTTACGTCAGCGAAGCGGAATATCGTCAGCTGGAGCCGGAGGTGCGCGATTACGAACCGGCGCTGGCCCTGACGGCGCCGGAAGCAGGACTCGCGCTGATCCGCCAAACCATCGAACAGGCGCCGGACTACCTGCAACCCGACGGCCTGCTGATTCTGGAAAACGGCGCCGACCAGGGAGAAAGCGTCGCCGCGCTGCTGCGCCGGTCCGGCTCGTTTCATGCAATCGAATTGCACCAGGATTACAACGGATTCAACCGGTTTGCCGCCGGCAGAAAGCGATGA